Within the Planctomycetota bacterium genome, the region GGCGCAAAAGAGCCGTGCGGTCGGTATTCACCTGGTCCTGGCCACGCAGAAACCGACCGTGGACGTGATCACCGGTTTGATCAAGTCGAACTTGCCCGCGCGCATCTGCTTTCAGGTGGCCAGCCGCACCGACAGCCGCGTGGTCCTCGACGAAATGGGGGCCGACAAGCTGCTGGGCAACGGCGACATGCTGTTCCTGTGGCCGGGCACCAGCACGCTGATCCGCGGCCAGGGAACCTACCTCAGCGACGACGAGATCAACAAGGTGATCGAGTTCGTCGGCACGACCGAGCCCGAGTTCGTGAAGGAACTGGTCCAGTTGAAGTCGAAGGACGCCGCCGGCTCGGGCCCCGAGCGCTTCAAGCAGCGCGACGAGCTGTACGAGGCGGCCATCGACGTCGTCGTGCGCGAAGGGCGCGGCAGCGTCTCGCTGCTGCAACGCGCCTTGGGCGTGGGCTATGGCCGCGCGGCGCGGTTAGTCGACTTCATGGCCGAGGATGGGATTGTCGGCGACTACAACGGCTCGCAGGCCCGCGAGGTGCTCATCACCCTGGAACAATGGGCCGAAATGAGCGGCCAAGGGGCCGCCGCGGCCGAACCGCCGCCGAGCGCGGCCAAACGCTCGAACCGCATCAAGCCGGAGCACGACGAGTTCGGCGAAGGTGACGAGTCCGACGTCGATGCCGAGACGGACGACGCCGACGCGTTTGACGAGGACGCTGAATCGAGCGATGACGTCGAAGAAGTGTCGGACGAACTCGACGCCAGTGAAGACACCGACGACGAAGCGTCGGATGACGACGAACTGGCCGAGAGCGCTTAGGTGCCCAGATCAAGCCAGCGGGGAAGGAGGAAACCATTCTCCCCCCGGGAGAAGGTGGCGGCGCTAGCCGCCGGATGAGGATCCCCGTGGCCCATCCACATGGCGACCACAGGCGAGAAGAATGCCCTCAACGACGGTATCCAGCGTTCGCAGCACGTCGTCGTTCGCGACTCTCAGCACTTGGATTCCTTGTGCCTCAAGTGCCGCAGTGCGCTGCTGGTCGTACGCGGCCTTGCCGATGTGGCTGTCGCCATCTAGTTCGATGGCCAGCCTCGCTTCGTGACAATAGAAGTCGACGAAGTATCTCCCGATGGCCACCTGACGACGGAATTTAATGTCGCCGAGTTGGCCATACCGCAGACGGCTCCAAAGCAATCGCTCGGGTGTTGTCGCTTCACGACGCAGACGACGCGCACGCGAGCGCTACTCGTCGGTGAAGGGCTGGTGACGGGCCATCGCTGGTTCCTTGCGCTGCGGGAACCCTCATCCGGACTTCGGCCACCTTCTCCCGAGGGGAGAAGGGTCGCTGGCTGGCCGTTCCCGAGGTAGTAAACGTCACTCGTCCGCGGCTTTCTTCTTCCCCAGCGGTTTGCCGCCATTCCAGACTTCGACCAGGTCGTCGGAGCATTGCTTGCGGATGCTATTGTCGGCCAGGATCTCGTCGGTCGCGGCGTCCATGTCGCGACGGCGGAAGACGAACTTCTCGGCGCTCCGATCGGCGAACTCCACCTCGGTGTACTCGCCGGTCGCGTCGCGCAGCAACTCGACCGCGTGCTGCAGATTCTTCACCTTGGTGCCGTTGATCTTGCTGACCACGCACATGTATTGCTGTGAGTAACCCTTGGTGATCGGGTGGGAGAACTGCGGCGACATGATCGCCACCAGTTCTTCTCCCTCGAACGCCGGCGGTTCAAAGACTCGCGTCAGGATCGGGCTGTTACGATCGCGCAAATACTTGAGCCAGCGCTCCTCGAGCGCCAGCGCGTAGTCGGCGTAGACTTGCGAAAAAACCAACGGTCCATAGATGAAATACCGCGGGTAGCGATACTTCAGATAGGGCGCCAGCAACTTCGCCTGGGCCGAGACCGGCGCGTCGGCCTTCAACTCCTGGCCGTCGCGCCATACGGTCAGCGGCACTTTGCCGTTCTTGGCCAATTGGGGGACCATGTAAAAGAACGGCAGTCGCAACTCGTCGGTTACTTTGATCCGTCCCGAGCTGTCAAGCGCGTGGTCGCCAATGTGCGTGATGCAATCGCCCGCGCGCAGGCCCGTGTCAACAGCCCCCTCGAAGTGCCGCGTCACCATCACGCCCGCCACCGACTTGGGGAGCTTGAGCCGCGCCCGCAAGGCGTCATTCTCGACTGTCTGCCAGCTTTCAAACAAGCGCGGCTTGCCGTCATAAACGCCGTCCTTGGCGTCGGCAAGGAACGTCTCGATTTCCTCCGCGGGGATCAGGTAGCCGATGTTCTCGGCGCTGGTGACGGCGGCGAAGGCCATACCCGCGACGACACCGTCGAGCAGCGCCGGGCCGCCGCTGTTGCCGGGGTTCATGGCCGCGTCGATTTGAATCCGCAGCCCGAGACCGGACTGGTAATAGGTGACGAACTCGATCCGCGAGACGACCCCCTGGGTCACCGACAACTGCTCGCCGCCGACCGGAAAGCCGTACAACGCCACCGAGCTTTTCAACGCCGGCAACTTGGCCGCGCGCGGCAGGGGCGGACGCGTGGCGAAGAAGTCGGCTTCGTTCTCGACGGACAACAGGGCCATGTCCATCTCGGGGGCGAGCAAGACGATCTCGGCGCGCAGCTTGTCGGCCGACTGGTAGGGCTGGACGTAAATCTGGCTGCCGTTCCCGACGACGTGGGCGTTGGTGAGAATGCGATTCCCCTCGACGACAAAGCCGGTCCCCGTGCTGTCCTGGGGCGTACTCTTGGTCCAGGGCTGCGTCGGCATGGGGCCGCGCTTGGTGGTCGTGATGTGGACGATCGACTGGCGCGGATCGGGCTTGGCGTCAGCATTCTTTGAAGAGTCGTCGCCGGCGCGCAATGGCGCAGCCGTGCCGAGAATGATTGTCGAAACCAACACCAGCGCGACCGTGCGACAGCGCGTCATTTCAAATGCCCTCGGCAGGTGAGAACTCGCCGGCAGTCGTCCATCGAAGCCGGCAAGTGGCCGTCAGTATCAGGGCGTGGCCAGCACCGGTCAAGCGCGCGAGTGTGCAGACGTAAAGCACGGATGAACTGTCGGGACGGCAACTATCAACCCTTCTCCCTCCGGGAGAAGGTGGCCGATAGGCCGGATGAGGATCCCCTTTCCAGCAGTGCGGCGCCAGACCGACGCGCGACCCTCATCCGGTTCGCTGCGCTCACCACCTTCTCCCCGGGGGAGAAGGATTAGGACAAAGCCCTCGCGCCTGTCAAATAACTCGCGTCCGCCTCACTTGACGACAAAGTTCACCAGCTTGGCCCCGGGCGGGACGATCACCTTGACGACCGCCTTGCCGGCGAGAAGTTCTTTCACCTTCTCGTCGGCCATGGCGGCCGCTTCGGCTTCGGCGGGCGTGGCGTCGGTCGAGATAATCAGCTTGGCCTTCACCTTGCCGTTGATCTGCACCGGGATTTCTTTGGTGTCTTCCTTGATCTTGGCTTCGTCGTGCGCGGGCCAGGGCTCATAGGCCAGTGTCTTCGTGTGCCCGAGCGCTTCCCACAGTTCTTCGGCCAGGTGGGGCGCGAACGGTGACAGGACCAGCACGAACTTGTCCATCGCTTCGCGCGGCCGCCGATCTTCCTTGGTAAAGAAGTTGACGAACTCCATCATTTTGGCGATGGCCGTGTTGAACGACAGCTTTTGGATGTCGCCACCCACGTCGCGAATCGTCCGGTACAGCACGCGGGCCTGCTCGGCGGTCATCTCGTGGTCGCCGACCGCGGCGTTCAGCTCGACGTGGTCGACACGGTCGTTGATGATCAAGCGCCAGGCGCGATCCAGGAACCCGCGCACGCCGCTGACCCCTTCCATGCTCCACGGCTTGGACGCCTCGAGCGGCCCCATGAACATTTCGTACAGCCGCAGCGAGTCCGCGCCGAAGTCCTCGACCACTTTGTCGGGGTTCACGACGTTGCCACGACTTTTGGACATCTTGCCGCCGTCTTCGCCCAGGATCATTCCCTGGTTCACCAGCTTGCTGAACGGCTCGGGCATGCTGACGTGGCCGCGGTCGAACAGCACCTTGTGCCAGAATCGCGAGTAGAGCAGGTGCAGCACCGCGTGCTCGGCGCCGCCAATGTACAGATCGACCGGCATCCAGGCCTTTTCGATTTCCGGGTCGATGAACCGGTCTTTGTTCTTGTTGTCCAAAAAGCGCAAGTAGTACCAGCACGAGCCGGCCCATTGCGGCATGCTGTTCGTCTCGCGCTTGTACTTCTTGCCGTCAATCGTCGGGTAGAGCCATTCCTGCGGCGCTTCTTCGAGCGGCGGCTCGGGGCGGCCGTGCGGCTTGAAGTGGGACATCTCGGGCAGATCGACCGGCAAGTCCTGTACGTCGACCGCGCGAATCATCCCCGTCGGTTCCCCCTTGTCGTCCAACTCGTGCAAGATCGGGAACGGCTCGCCCCAGAAGTGTTGACGGCTAAACAGCCAGTCGCGCAACTTGTAGTTCACCGCCATGCGCCCGGCCCCTTTGGTGGCCAGGTCGTCGGAGATTTTGACTTTGAACTCTTCGGTCGGCGTGCCGTTGAACATGCTCGAATTGATCGCCACGCCCAGGCCCGGGTAGACCGCGCGACCGGCCAGAACGTCGTCGCGAACCACGTCCTTGGCGTCGCCCGGGTCGACGACCGGGACGATCGGCACGTTGTATTTCACCGCGAACTCAAAGTCGCGCGTGTCGTGCGCCGGCACGGCCATGATCGCGCCGGTGCCGTAGCTGGCCAGCACGTAGTCAGCCACATAGATCGGCACCGGGCGGTTGTTCACCGGATTGGCGGCAAAGCTGCCGGTAAAGACGCCGGTCTTTTCCTTGTTCAACTCGGTCCGGTCCAGGTCGCTCTTGCTGGCCGCTTGGGCGCAATAGGCTTTGACCTCGGCCGCTTGCTCGAGCGTGGTCAGGCGCTCGATGTGCGAATGCTCCGGCGCGATCACCATGTACGTCGCGCCGAACAGCGTGTCGGGACGCGTGGTGAACACTCGCAGGACTTCCGCGCCCGGCTTGCGTGGAAAACCGCTCTGGGTGCGCGCTGTTCGCCAGGCCTTGAATGCCATAGGCGCGGGCTTGCCGGCAGTGCGCTCGCTGTCCTGGCCGATGAAGAAGTCGACCTCGGCGCCGACGCTGCGGCCGATCCAATTGCGCTGCAGCGCCTTGATGCTCTCGGGCCAGTTGACGCTGTCGAGATCCTTTTCCAGGCGGTCGGCATAGGCCGTGATTCGCAGCATCCATTGCTTGAGGGGGATGCGCACCACCGGGTGCCCGCCGCGCTCGCTGACGCCGCCGATCACTTCCTCGTTGGCCAGCACGGTCCCCAGGGCAGGGCACCAGTTGACCGGCGCTTCTAACTGGTAGGCCAGTCGATGGTCGTCCTGGTAGCGACGAACGGCATCAGCCCCCGCCGCCTTCACATCGTCGGGAATCGGCAACTCGGCAATCGGGCGGCCGCGCTGCTGGGCCTCATCGAACCAGGAGTCGAACAGTTGCAGGAAGATCCACTGGGTCCAGCGGAAGTAATCGACGTCGGTGGTCGACAGCTCGCGGCTCCAGTCGTAGCTGAAGCCGAGCATCTTTTCCTGGCGGCGGAAGTTGTTGATGTTTTTTTCAGTCGTCACGCGCGGCGGCGTGCCGGTGCGAATGGCATGCTGCTCGGCCGGCAGCCCAAAGGCGTCCCAGCCCATCGGGTGCAGCACGCACTTGCCGCGCATCCGCTCGAAGCGACACGTGATGTCGGTGGCCGTTTGCCCCTCGGGATGCCCCACGTGCAGACCGTCGCCGCTGGGATACGGGAACATGTCCAAGACATAGAGCTTGGGGCCGGTGGGCAGTCGCGGAGCCGCGAACGTCTGGTGTTCTTCCCAATAGCGTTGCCACTTGGGCTCGATGGCGGCGGGATTGTAGCGAGGCATGATAGCAGCAGGGGGCCAACGAACGAAAACCGCAGATTCTACCGTGCTGGCAGCAATCGTTGAACCCCGTCGCACGACGGCAAAGACAGGGGGCAAGCCACGGAGGCACAACGGAATGTAAAGTCTCAATGACCAAGCACCAATGACCAATAGGATCAAACGTAGGGTTTCTCCGATTGGTCATTGGGATTTGGACATTGGGGCTTGGTCGAGGTCCGTTGCCCTTTATAGCACCCGCTAGCGTCCACCTGATCTTGTGGTCACCGGTCGCTTTAGGTACAAGTCCGGCCCCTCCTAGAAACGCTTTTCTCCGTACCTCTCCCGCATATCGAGGAGACGCCGCCCATGTTGCTGCGTCGTGTTTCATTTGCCCTGCTCGGCCTCGCTTGGCTGGTTGGCTTTGCGCCTGCGGCACGGGCCGAAGAGTCGTTTCCGTATCGCGCCTGGGTCCGCACCGACGACGTCTATGTGCGCAGCGGCCCCGGCGAGAACTATTACCCGGTCATGAAGGTCGGCCGCGGCGACGTGGTCGAAGTCTATCGTCACGATCCGGGCGGTTGGTACGCGGTACGGCCTCCCGAGGGTTCGTACAGTTGGGTCGCCGCCGAGTTCATCACCCCCACCGGTCACGGCCGCGGGCAAGTCTCGGGCCAGCACGTGATGGCGCGCGTCGGTAGCTCATTTAGTGACGTCCGCGACGTGATCCAGGTTCGCTTGGACCAAGGGGAACACGTCGAGATTCTCGAAGCCCGCAAGCTCGAAACCGAGAACGGTCTGCAAACCTGGTACAAGATCGCCCCGCCCGCCGGCGAGTTTCGTTGGATCTCGGGCAAGTACGTCAGCCAGGATTTGCCGACCATCGAAGAGCGCGCCGGCAACGCCAAGAACAACCTGATCATCGCCAAGCTGGCCCGCGACGAGCGCGAAGCCGGCGGACGTCAACGCGACGACCGTTCGGCGACTGAATACGCGCCAAGCAGCATCACCCGCGACGACCAGGAAGCCATCGCGCGCCAACGGGCGCGGCAAAGCGCGTCGGCCGGCAAGCCGACGATTGGCGTGCTCGATCGGCTCGATACGCTGGACCTGGAGCTGTCGACCGAGGTGGCCCAAGCGCCAACCGATTGGAATTTTGCCAAGCTGCGCGACGAGGCCGAGCGGATGCTGGCCAAGAGCGAAACACCGGTCGAACGGGGGCAGGCGCGGCTGTTGCTGGCCAAGATCGACCGCTTTGAAGACATTCGGAACCGTTACACGTCGAGCATGGCGTCGGCCGGCCAGACCGAGCTGCGCCGCCAGGAGTTGGCAGCCCGAGCGCCGCGTCCCTCGGACCCGACGGCGCCGGCCGCCCCCGATCCACGCTACGACGGGACCGGCAAGCTGGCCCAGGTGGTCTCGCGCCGCGCCGGCGGCCCGCAGTTCGCGTTGCTCGATCGCAACGGCGCCATTCGCTCGTACGTTTCGGCCTCGCCGGGCGTGAACCTGCGAAACTATGTGGGACGCGAGATCGGTGTCTCGGGCTCGCTGGGCTATCTGTCCGAAGAGAAGGCCAGCCACGTCACCGCGAAGCGCGTGACGGTGATCGACGGCGGAACGCTGCGCTAGGAAACGATAAAGTGTAAACGATAAACGAATGCAGTCTTACTTTATCGTTTATCGTTCATCATTTATCGTTTCTTCTCCTCATCGTTTATCGTTCATCGATTCCATGATCCGGCTCGCCTGATACCGCACCCGCTCATCATTGTCGGTGCGGGCCATCTCGGTCACTCGGGCCAGCATCGCCGGGTCGCGTGACGTGGCCATCAGCGTCATCGCCGTCAGCCGCACGCTGGCGTCCTCGTCGTTGCTCAGGTGCATGAGCCAGGGCTTGGCGTCGATGCCCGTCATCCCGGGCAACATCTCGGCAAAGCGCCGCCGCACGCTTGGGTCGGGATTGGTGACGCCGGCGCCGACTTCCATCTGTCGCGCCGAGATGCCGCGAGCGGCCAATTCCTGCTTGGCGGCCGTGGCCAGGCTGGCTTCCGCGTCGTTCAAGTACGAGCACAGTTGCACGACGTTCAGGTTGCTGTAGTTCACGGCCGCGATGGTCGGCAAGGTCGGCGCCGATGGGTCGTTCTCCGGCACGCGAGCTGGCATGTTGCTGGCCGCCGTATCGCCGGCGTCGATGTTGCGAGCCTGCGTAGTTGCGGCCGGCGGCAGTCGGCGCGGCTCGACGCGCGGCGCGCCCGAGTTCATCGCCATCTGCGGCGGGCCGGGGGGCAAGTCGCTCTGCACGCCGCCACGATCGGCGCGACTCATTTGCGGTAGCGTCAGGTTGGCCGTCACCTGGTCGGACGAGCCCGCCGGCTTCGCGGCCGCGGCTTCGCCCGAGGCAATCGCCTGCAGCACGCGCTGACAGGCCACGTTCAACCGCGGGCGGTCGACGCGCTCGGCATCGATCGGCCACAACAAGATACGGGTAATGAACTCAGCGGCGCTATTCCGCGCGTCGGCGTCGTATTGCTGCACATGGTTCGACAAGGCGTCGGCCAGCACCATCAGCCGCGGCGTTGCCGCGCGCGGTGACAGCAGCTCCCACTCGTCGAGCTTGGATCGCAGCAGCGTGGCCGACTGCTGAGCGAGGGGCCGGCGCTGCGAAGCCATGCTGGCGGCCAGGATGGCGATTCCTTCGTCGCCGCGCGTGCTCAACTGGTCGAGCATGGCGACGGCTTCGGCGTCGCTCATCGTGGCCAGGTGTCGCTGCCAATAGGCCGTGGTGTCCCCCTGATTGGGCAACCAGCGC harbors:
- a CDS encoding leucine--tRNA ligase, with the protein product MPRYNPAAIEPKWQRYWEEHQTFAAPRLPTGPKLYVLDMFPYPSGDGLHVGHPEGQTATDITCRFERMRGKCVLHPMGWDAFGLPAEQHAIRTGTPPRVTTEKNINNFRRQEKMLGFSYDWSRELSTTDVDYFRWTQWIFLQLFDSWFDEAQQRGRPIAELPIPDDVKAAGADAVRRYQDDHRLAYQLEAPVNWCPALGTVLANEEVIGGVSERGGHPVVRIPLKQWMLRITAYADRLEKDLDSVNWPESIKALQRNWIGRSVGAEVDFFIGQDSERTAGKPAPMAFKAWRTARTQSGFPRKPGAEVLRVFTTRPDTLFGATYMVIAPEHSHIERLTTLEQAAEVKAYCAQAASKSDLDRTELNKEKTGVFTGSFAANPVNNRPVPIYVADYVLASYGTGAIMAVPAHDTRDFEFAVKYNVPIVPVVDPGDAKDVVRDDVLAGRAVYPGLGVAINSSMFNGTPTEEFKVKISDDLATKGAGRMAVNYKLRDWLFSRQHFWGEPFPILHELDDKGEPTGMIRAVDVQDLPVDLPEMSHFKPHGRPEPPLEEAPQEWLYPTIDGKKYKRETNSMPQWAGSCWYYLRFLDNKNKDRFIDPEIEKAWMPVDLYIGGAEHAVLHLLYSRFWHKVLFDRGHVSMPEPFSKLVNQGMILGEDGGKMSKSRGNVVNPDKVVEDFGADSLRLYEMFMGPLEASKPWSMEGVSGVRGFLDRAWRLIINDRVDHVELNAAVGDHEMTAEQARVLYRTIRDVGGDIQKLSFNTAIAKMMEFVNFFTKEDRRPREAMDKFVLVLSPFAPHLAEELWEALGHTKTLAYEPWPAHDEAKIKEDTKEIPVQINGKVKAKLIISTDATPAEAEAAAMADEKVKELLAGKAVVKVIVPPGAKLVNFVVK
- a CDS encoding endonuclease domain-containing protein yields the protein MRREATTPERLLWSRLRYGQLGDIKFRRQVAIGRYFVDFYCHEARLAIELDGDSHIGKAAYDQQRTAALEAQGIQVLRVANDDVLRTLDTVVEGILLACGRHVDGPRGSSSGG
- a CDS encoding SH3 domain-containing protein, with amino-acid sequence MLLRRVSFALLGLAWLVGFAPAARAEESFPYRAWVRTDDVYVRSGPGENYYPVMKVGRGDVVEVYRHDPGGWYAVRPPEGSYSWVAAEFITPTGHGRGQVSGQHVMARVGSSFSDVRDVIQVRLDQGEHVEILEARKLETENGLQTWYKIAPPAGEFRWISGKYVSQDLPTIEERAGNAKNNLIIAKLARDEREAGGRQRDDRSATEYAPSSITRDDQEAIARQRARQSASAGKPTIGVLDRLDTLDLELSTEVAQAPTDWNFAKLRDEAERMLAKSETPVERGQARLLLAKIDRFEDIRNRYTSSMASAGQTELRRQELAARAPRPSDPTAPAAPDPRYDGTGKLAQVVSRRAGGPQFALLDRNGAIRSYVSASPGVNLRNYVGREIGVSGSLGYLSEEKASHVTAKRVTVIDGGTLR
- a CDS encoding HEAT repeat domain-containing protein, whose protein sequence is MSSARRARWPWFVVSLLLAAAIAVGYWRWLPNQGDTTAYWQRHLATMSDAEAVAMLDQLSTRGDEGIAILAASMASQRRPLAQQSATLLRSKLDEWELLSPRAATPRLMVLADALSNHVQQYDADARNSAAEFITRILLWPIDAERVDRPRLNVACQRVLQAIASGEAAAAKPAGSSDQVTANLTLPQMSRADRGGVQSDLPPGPPQMAMNSGAPRVEPRRLPPAATTQARNIDAGDTAASNMPARVPENDPSAPTLPTIAAVNYSNLNVVQLCSYLNDAEASLATAAKQELAARGISARQMEVGAGVTNPDPSVRRRFAEMLPGMTGIDAKPWLMHLSNDEDASVRLTAMTLMATSRDPAMLARVTEMARTDNDERVRYQASRIMESMNDKR
- a CDS encoding trypsin-like peptidase domain-containing protein, giving the protein MTRCRTVALVLVSTIILGTAAPLRAGDDSSKNADAKPDPRQSIVHITTTKRGPMPTQPWTKSTPQDSTGTGFVVEGNRILTNAHVVGNGSQIYVQPYQSADKLRAEIVLLAPEMDMALLSVENEADFFATRPPLPRAAKLPALKSSVALYGFPVGGEQLSVTQGVVSRIEFVTYYQSGLGLRIQIDAAMNPGNSGGPALLDGVVAGMAFAAVTSAENIGYLIPAEEIETFLADAKDGVYDGKPRLFESWQTVENDALRARLKLPKSVAGVMVTRHFEGAVDTGLRAGDCITHIGDHALDSSGRIKVTDELRLPFFYMVPQLAKNGKVPLTVWRDGQELKADAPVSAQAKLLAPYLKYRYPRYFIYGPLVFSQVYADYALALEERWLKYLRDRNSPILTRVFEPPAFEGEELVAIMSPQFSHPITKGYSQQYMCVVSKINGTKVKNLQHAVELLRDATGEYTEVEFADRSAEKFVFRRRDMDAATDEILADNSIRKQCSDDLVEVWNGGKPLGKKKAADE